Proteins found in one Panthera tigris isolate Pti1 chromosome B3, P.tigris_Pti1_mat1.1, whole genome shotgun sequence genomic segment:
- the SLC25A29 gene encoding mitochondrial basic amino acids transporter isoform X4, with translation MERPQYRGTLHCFQSIVKQESVLGLYKGLGSPLMGLTFINALVFGVQGNTLRALGRDTPLNQFLAGAAAGAIQCVICCPMELAKTRLQLQDAGPARTYRGSLHCLAHIYRQEGLRGVNRGMASTLLRETPSFGVYFLSYDVLTRALGCEPGDRLLVPKLLLAGGTSGIVSWLSTYPVDVVKSRLQADGVRGAPRYGGFVDCVRQSYRAEGWRVFTRGLASTLLRAFPVNAATFATVTVVLTYARGPEARPEGDAVPAPSGPGLAQPSSL, from the exons ATGGAGAGGCCTCAGTACCGAGGGACCCTGCACTGCTTCCAGTCCATCGTCAAGCAGGAGAGT GTGTTGGGCCTGTACAAGGGCCTGGGCTCGCCCCTCATGGGGCTCACGTTCATCAACGCGCTGGTGTTCGGCGTGCAGGGCAACACCCTGCGGGCGCTGGGCCGCGACACGCCGCTGAACCAGTTCCTGGCCGGCGCGGCGGCGGGCGCCATCCAGTGCGTCATCTGCTGCCCCATGGAGCTGGCCAAGACGCGGCTGCAGCTGCAGGACGCGGGCCCGGCCCGCACCTACCGCGGCTCGCTGCACTGCCTGGCGCACATCTACCGGCAGGAGGGCCTGCGCGGCGTCAACCGGGGCATGGCCTCCACCCTGCTGCGCGAGACGCCCAGCTTCGGCGTCTACTTCCTCTCGTACGACGTGCTGACGCGCGCGCTGGGCTGCGAGCCCGGCGACCGGCTGCTGGTGCCCAAGCTGCTGCTGGCGGGCGGCACGTCGGGCATCGTGTCCTGGCTGTCCACCTACCCCGTGGACGTGGTCAAGTCGCGGCTGCAGGCCGACGGGGTGCGGGGCGCCCCGCGCTACGGCGGCTTCGTGGACTGCGTGCGCCAGAGCTACCGCGCCGAGGGCTGGCGCGTCTTCACGCGCGGGCTGGCGTCCACGCTGCTGCGCGCCTTCCCCGTCAACGCCGCCACCTTCGCCACCGTCACCGTGGTGCTCACGTACGCGCGCGGCCCCGAGGCCCGGCCCGAGGGCGACGCTGTGCCCGCCCCGTCGGGGCCCGGCCTGGCCCAGCCCTCCAGCCTGTGA
- the SLC25A29 gene encoding mitochondrial basic amino acids transporter isoform X1 codes for MSSPHTPTARAGMRMKEPTGCLAHSVAGVLVGHPFDTVKVRLQVQSMERPQYRGTLHCFQSIVKQESVLGLYKGLGSPLMGLTFINALVFGVQGNTLRALGRDTPLNQFLAGAAAGAIQCVICCPMELAKTRLQLQDAGPARTYRGSLHCLAHIYRQEGLRGVNRGMASTLLRETPSFGVYFLSYDVLTRALGCEPGDRLLVPKLLLAGGTSGIVSWLSTYPVDVVKSRLQADGVRGAPRYGGFVDCVRQSYRAEGWRVFTRGLASTLLRAFPVNAATFATVTVVLTYARGPEARPEGDAVPAPSGPGLAQPSSL; via the exons ATGtcatccccccacacccccactgcTCGTGCAGGCATGAGGATGAAGGAGCCCAcagggtgcctggcacaca GTGTGGCAGGCGTGCTCGTGGGACACCCGTTTGACACAGTCAAG GTGCGGCTGCAGGTCCAGAGCATGGAGAGGCCTCAGTACCGAGGGACCCTGCACTGCTTCCAGTCCATCGTCAAGCAGGAGAGT GTGTTGGGCCTGTACAAGGGCCTGGGCTCGCCCCTCATGGGGCTCACGTTCATCAACGCGCTGGTGTTCGGCGTGCAGGGCAACACCCTGCGGGCGCTGGGCCGCGACACGCCGCTGAACCAGTTCCTGGCCGGCGCGGCGGCGGGCGCCATCCAGTGCGTCATCTGCTGCCCCATGGAGCTGGCCAAGACGCGGCTGCAGCTGCAGGACGCGGGCCCGGCCCGCACCTACCGCGGCTCGCTGCACTGCCTGGCGCACATCTACCGGCAGGAGGGCCTGCGCGGCGTCAACCGGGGCATGGCCTCCACCCTGCTGCGCGAGACGCCCAGCTTCGGCGTCTACTTCCTCTCGTACGACGTGCTGACGCGCGCGCTGGGCTGCGAGCCCGGCGACCGGCTGCTGGTGCCCAAGCTGCTGCTGGCGGGCGGCACGTCGGGCATCGTGTCCTGGCTGTCCACCTACCCCGTGGACGTGGTCAAGTCGCGGCTGCAGGCCGACGGGGTGCGGGGCGCCCCGCGCTACGGCGGCTTCGTGGACTGCGTGCGCCAGAGCTACCGCGCCGAGGGCTGGCGCGTCTTCACGCGCGGGCTGGCGTCCACGCTGCTGCGCGCCTTCCCCGTCAACGCCGCCACCTTCGCCACCGTCACCGTGGTGCTCACGTACGCGCGCGGCCCCGAGGCCCGGCCCGAGGGCGACGCTGTGCCCGCCCCGTCGGGGCCCGGCCTGGCCCAGCCCTCCAGCCTGTGA
- the SLC25A29 gene encoding mitochondrial basic amino acids transporter isoform X3 produces MVRLQVQSMERPQYRGTLHCFQSIVKQESVLGLYKGLGSPLMGLTFINALVFGVQGNTLRALGRDTPLNQFLAGAAAGAIQCVICCPMELAKTRLQLQDAGPARTYRGSLHCLAHIYRQEGLRGVNRGMASTLLRETPSFGVYFLSYDVLTRALGCEPGDRLLVPKLLLAGGTSGIVSWLSTYPVDVVKSRLQADGVRGAPRYGGFVDCVRQSYRAEGWRVFTRGLASTLLRAFPVNAATFATVTVVLTYARGPEARPEGDAVPAPSGPGLAQPSSL; encoded by the exons ATG GTGCGGCTGCAGGTCCAGAGCATGGAGAGGCCTCAGTACCGAGGGACCCTGCACTGCTTCCAGTCCATCGTCAAGCAGGAGAGT GTGTTGGGCCTGTACAAGGGCCTGGGCTCGCCCCTCATGGGGCTCACGTTCATCAACGCGCTGGTGTTCGGCGTGCAGGGCAACACCCTGCGGGCGCTGGGCCGCGACACGCCGCTGAACCAGTTCCTGGCCGGCGCGGCGGCGGGCGCCATCCAGTGCGTCATCTGCTGCCCCATGGAGCTGGCCAAGACGCGGCTGCAGCTGCAGGACGCGGGCCCGGCCCGCACCTACCGCGGCTCGCTGCACTGCCTGGCGCACATCTACCGGCAGGAGGGCCTGCGCGGCGTCAACCGGGGCATGGCCTCCACCCTGCTGCGCGAGACGCCCAGCTTCGGCGTCTACTTCCTCTCGTACGACGTGCTGACGCGCGCGCTGGGCTGCGAGCCCGGCGACCGGCTGCTGGTGCCCAAGCTGCTGCTGGCGGGCGGCACGTCGGGCATCGTGTCCTGGCTGTCCACCTACCCCGTGGACGTGGTCAAGTCGCGGCTGCAGGCCGACGGGGTGCGGGGCGCCCCGCGCTACGGCGGCTTCGTGGACTGCGTGCGCCAGAGCTACCGCGCCGAGGGCTGGCGCGTCTTCACGCGCGGGCTGGCGTCCACGCTGCTGCGCGCCTTCCCCGTCAACGCCGCCACCTTCGCCACCGTCACCGTGGTGCTCACGTACGCGCGCGGCCCCGAGGCCCGGCCCGAGGGCGACGCTGTGCCCGCCCCGTCGGGGCCCGGCCTGGCCCAGCCCTCCAGCCTGTGA
- the SLC25A29 gene encoding mitochondrial basic amino acids transporter isoform X2, translated as MALDFLAGCAGGVAGVLVGHPFDTVKVRLQVQSMERPQYRGTLHCFQSIVKQESVLGLYKGLGSPLMGLTFINALVFGVQGNTLRALGRDTPLNQFLAGAAAGAIQCVICCPMELAKTRLQLQDAGPARTYRGSLHCLAHIYRQEGLRGVNRGMASTLLRETPSFGVYFLSYDVLTRALGCEPGDRLLVPKLLLAGGTSGIVSWLSTYPVDVVKSRLQADGVRGAPRYGGFVDCVRQSYRAEGWRVFTRGLASTLLRAFPVNAATFATVTVVLTYARGPEARPEGDAVPAPSGPGLAQPSSL; from the exons ATGGCGCTCGACTTCCTGGCTGGATGCGCTGGGG GTGTGGCAGGCGTGCTCGTGGGACACCCGTTTGACACAGTCAAG GTGCGGCTGCAGGTCCAGAGCATGGAGAGGCCTCAGTACCGAGGGACCCTGCACTGCTTCCAGTCCATCGTCAAGCAGGAGAGT GTGTTGGGCCTGTACAAGGGCCTGGGCTCGCCCCTCATGGGGCTCACGTTCATCAACGCGCTGGTGTTCGGCGTGCAGGGCAACACCCTGCGGGCGCTGGGCCGCGACACGCCGCTGAACCAGTTCCTGGCCGGCGCGGCGGCGGGCGCCATCCAGTGCGTCATCTGCTGCCCCATGGAGCTGGCCAAGACGCGGCTGCAGCTGCAGGACGCGGGCCCGGCCCGCACCTACCGCGGCTCGCTGCACTGCCTGGCGCACATCTACCGGCAGGAGGGCCTGCGCGGCGTCAACCGGGGCATGGCCTCCACCCTGCTGCGCGAGACGCCCAGCTTCGGCGTCTACTTCCTCTCGTACGACGTGCTGACGCGCGCGCTGGGCTGCGAGCCCGGCGACCGGCTGCTGGTGCCCAAGCTGCTGCTGGCGGGCGGCACGTCGGGCATCGTGTCCTGGCTGTCCACCTACCCCGTGGACGTGGTCAAGTCGCGGCTGCAGGCCGACGGGGTGCGGGGCGCCCCGCGCTACGGCGGCTTCGTGGACTGCGTGCGCCAGAGCTACCGCGCCGAGGGCTGGCGCGTCTTCACGCGCGGGCTGGCGTCCACGCTGCTGCGCGCCTTCCCCGTCAACGCCGCCACCTTCGCCACCGTCACCGTGGTGCTCACGTACGCGCGCGGCCCCGAGGCCCGGCCCGAGGGCGACGCTGTGCCCGCCCCGTCGGGGCCCGGCCTGGCCCAGCCCTCCAGCCTGTGA